The following are encoded in a window of Arthrobacter sp. NicSoilB4 genomic DNA:
- a CDS encoding SARP family transcriptional regulator, which yields MAETWIRLLGPPKIESPGTTPPQPKGRKAWAVLAYLALQPNGISRSRTAMLLFPDAADPLGALRWNLSELRRTLAGVSIAGDPLRLTLLPAWHCDALELIGSANGHGLDPRTVNGQLLEGLSFADNAVFDSWLADQRYRLDNCVQSLLYEGALAALASGAPADAVELASLALRRDAFHIDCTAVLVKALVALGDHRRAREEVAKCADLYHRELGLPLPAEVRRALSDSEPVADPELHATVATVRSYLDAGSASLSAGAVDRGLDQLRLAVVLAQRTTDRHLVAESLVTLSGALIHQAGGRGAEVADFLHRALSAEAPDGVSRTAAAAYRELGYLSVQRGVPDRAAGWLDRAMQAAEGIPEEQARILAIQGMLASDTAHYGDAVAAFAESRRLAKTVRNRRQLAFSEALLGRVHLLRGDLELAAAALDRALDGVAAEHWTAFEPFVAGVRGETYLAAGRLEEAADLIDRSWVMAELAGDHCYLALAAGAEARLFLAHGDLAAAEHWIDRGLEPKPWYLWYTARLLDVAAEVTIATGSPRASQFTERLARLASRSGMREFVVRAQSHRAALGDEAAAQSVPWLAKEIDNPALTAFLARRHSVTL from the coding sequence ATGGCCGAGACGTGGATTCGCCTCCTCGGTCCGCCAAAGATCGAGTCCCCGGGCACCACTCCCCCACAGCCCAAAGGCCGCAAAGCCTGGGCCGTGCTGGCCTACCTTGCCCTGCAGCCGAACGGCATCAGCCGGTCCCGGACCGCGATGCTGCTGTTCCCGGACGCCGCGGATCCGCTGGGTGCGCTGCGCTGGAACCTGTCCGAGCTGCGCCGGACCCTGGCCGGCGTCTCCATCGCCGGCGACCCGCTGCGGCTAACACTCCTGCCGGCCTGGCACTGTGATGCCCTCGAGCTCATCGGCTCGGCCAACGGCCACGGCCTGGACCCGCGGACGGTCAACGGCCAGCTCCTGGAGGGGCTTTCATTTGCGGACAACGCCGTCTTCGATTCCTGGCTGGCGGACCAGCGGTACCGGCTCGACAACTGCGTCCAGTCGCTGCTGTACGAGGGGGCTCTGGCCGCCCTCGCCTCGGGCGCTCCCGCCGACGCCGTCGAACTCGCCTCGCTGGCACTGCGCCGGGATGCCTTCCACATCGACTGCACCGCCGTCCTGGTGAAAGCTCTCGTCGCCCTCGGCGATCACCGCCGGGCGCGGGAGGAGGTGGCCAAGTGCGCGGACCTTTACCACCGGGAGCTGGGCCTGCCCCTGCCGGCGGAAGTCCGGCGCGCCCTGTCCGACTCTGAGCCGGTCGCCGACCCCGAACTGCACGCCACCGTGGCCACCGTCCGGTCCTATCTCGACGCCGGGAGCGCCTCCCTGTCCGCGGGCGCCGTCGACCGGGGGCTCGACCAGCTGCGCCTCGCCGTCGTCCTGGCCCAGCGGACCACTGACCGGCACCTCGTGGCCGAGTCGCTGGTGACGCTGTCCGGGGCGCTGATCCACCAGGCCGGCGGCCGCGGCGCCGAGGTGGCCGATTTCCTGCACCGCGCGCTGTCCGCGGAAGCGCCCGACGGCGTCTCCCGGACTGCCGCCGCGGCGTACCGCGAGCTGGGCTACTTGTCCGTCCAGCGCGGGGTGCCGGACCGCGCGGCCGGCTGGCTGGACCGGGCGATGCAGGCCGCCGAAGGGATCCCGGAGGAGCAGGCCCGGATCCTCGCGATCCAGGGCATGCTGGCCTCGGACACCGCACACTACGGCGATGCCGTGGCTGCCTTCGCGGAGTCAAGGAGGCTCGCTAAGACGGTCCGGAACCGCCGGCAGCTGGCGTTCAGCGAGGCGCTGCTGGGCCGTGTGCATCTTTTGCGGGGAGATTTGGAGCTGGCGGCCGCCGCCCTGGACCGTGCACTGGACGGGGTGGCGGCGGAACACTGGACCGCGTTCGAACCGTTCGTAGCCGGGGTCCGGGGTGAGACCTACCTGGCCGCTGGGCGGCTGGAGGAGGCGGCGGACCTGATCGACCGGTCCTGGGTCATGGCCGAACTCGCCGGCGACCACTGCTATCTTGCCCTGGCCGCGGGTGCCGAGGCGCGGCTGTTCCTGGCCCACGGGGACCTGGCCGCCGCCGAGCACTGGATCGACCGGGGCCTGGAGCCCAAGCCGTGGTATCTCTGGTACACGGCCCGGCTGCTCGATGTCGCGGCCGAAGTCACCATCGCCACTGGCTCGCCGCGGGCATCCCAGTTCACAGAGCGGCTGGCCAGGCTTGCCAGCCGGAGCGGCATGCGGGAGTTCGTGGTCCGGGCGCAGTCGCACCGGGCGGCGCTCGGCGACGAGGCGGCAGCCCAGTCCGTGCCCTGGCTGGCCAAGGAAATCGACAACCCCGCGCTGACCGCGTTCCTGGCCCGCCGGCACAGCGTCACCCTGTGA
- a CDS encoding PspC domain-containing protein, which produces MERSLVRPRNRKILAGVCAALADRFGISVKLVRLGFVLFGFFGVGELVYIALWILIPKAN; this is translated from the coding sequence ATGGAACGATCACTGGTGAGGCCAAGGAACCGCAAGATCCTCGCTGGCGTGTGCGCTGCCCTCGCCGACCGCTTCGGCATCTCCGTGAAACTCGTCCGCCTCGGCTTCGTCCTGTTCGGCTTCTTCGGCGTCGGCGAGCTCGTCTACATCGCGCTGTGGATCCTCATCCCCAAAGCCAATTAG